A genomic window from Quercus lobata isolate SW786 chromosome 10, ValleyOak3.0 Primary Assembly, whole genome shotgun sequence includes:
- the LOC115965088 gene encoding uncharacterized protein LOC115965088 codes for MSVSRSPTEESSSMPKRAKMGIPLVLGFSDEDKVGTIQPHDDALVVTLRIGRYDVKRVVIDQGSVANIMYPDLYRGLNLKPENLVAYSSPLVSFEGRMVVPKGQIRLPVQTGTDVVEVDFIVVDVFSPYTAIIGRPWLHTLGAVSSTLH; via the coding sequence ATGTCGGTATCCCGTTCTCCAACCGAGGAGTCTAGCTCAATGCCTAAGAGAGCCAAGATGGGCATCCCGTTAGTGTTGGGTTTTTCAGATGAAGACAAAGTTGGaaccatacaaccccatgatgatgctcttGTGGTTACGCTGAGAATTGGCAGGTACGATGTGAAAAGGGTGGTGATTGACCAAGGCAGTGTTGCTAATATAATGTACCCTGACTTGTATAGGGGGCTAAATTTGAAACCTGAGAACTTGGTGGCCTACAGTTCTCCTCTggtgagttttgagggaagaATGGTCGTCCCAAAGGGTCAGATCAGATTACCTGTGCAGACCGGtacggatgtggtggaggtggacttcatcgTCGTAGATGTTTTCTCTCCATACACGGCCATTAtaggcagaccttggcttcatacccTGGGGGCTGTCTCCTCTACTCTACACTAG